In one window of Comamonas testosteroni DNA:
- a CDS encoding CpaF family protein has protein sequence MSMDIVFAEKSSHFSDSKQLLLIKNVAHEHLLTRVEELGAVFAKWSTSRVRQFVHQELEQFVRQQRFPVNDEEVQWIAQALNKELSGLGPLDDLMADPEVEDILINGYQRVFVSRKGILQQEALHFTDNAHVLRIVRRIISPLGRRLDESTPMVDARLPDGGRINVVIEPLSLDGPAVSIRKFRNDPLRVQDLVDFGTMDEGMARLLELAVRERCNILISGGTSCGKTSMLNAIAGFIPANERVVTIEDTAELTLPHPHVVRMESRPGGFEGAGVVSIRDLLRNSLRMRPDRIVVGEVRGAEVLEMLQAMNTGHDGSMATIHASSPRECLHRMEMLAGFAGFQGSEVSLRRQIANALDFIVQISRLPNGKRRITSITEVTGIIDSVIATQELYRHELLPQPDGEDLERWTTLGMVPHTPKLARYRAVLQHAGGNGASQVGLRHG, from the coding sequence GCACACGAGCATTTGCTCACGCGTGTGGAGGAGCTCGGCGCGGTGTTTGCCAAATGGTCAACCAGCCGTGTGCGCCAGTTTGTGCACCAGGAGCTGGAGCAGTTTGTGCGTCAGCAGCGCTTTCCCGTCAACGACGAGGAGGTGCAATGGATTGCACAGGCCCTGAACAAGGAACTGTCGGGGCTGGGGCCGCTGGATGACCTGATGGCAGATCCGGAAGTGGAAGACATTCTGATCAACGGTTACCAGCGCGTCTTTGTCTCGCGCAAGGGAATTTTGCAGCAGGAGGCCTTGCACTTCACCGACAACGCCCATGTGCTGCGCATCGTGCGTCGCATCATCTCCCCGCTGGGCCGCCGCCTCGATGAATCCACGCCCATGGTCGATGCGCGCTTGCCGGACGGTGGCCGTATCAATGTGGTGATCGAGCCGTTGTCGCTGGACGGGCCGGCGGTATCCATACGCAAGTTTCGCAATGATCCGCTGCGGGTCCAGGATCTGGTTGATTTCGGCACCATGGACGAAGGCATGGCCCGCTTGTTGGAGCTGGCGGTGCGCGAGCGCTGCAATATTCTCATCAGCGGCGGCACCAGTTGCGGCAAGACCTCGATGCTCAATGCGATTGCGGGCTTTATCCCCGCCAATGAGCGGGTGGTGACGATTGAGGATACGGCCGAGCTGACGCTGCCTCACCCTCATGTGGTGCGCATGGAAAGCCGCCCCGGTGGCTTTGAAGGAGCGGGGGTGGTCTCCATTCGGGACCTGCTGCGCAACAGCCTGCGCATGCGCCCGGATCGCATTGTGGTGGGCGAGGTGCGCGGCGCGGAAGTGCTGGAGATGCTGCAGGCCATGAACACCGGTCACGACGGCTCCATGGCCACCATCCATGCCAGCTCTCCTCGCGAGTGTCTGCACCGTATGGAGATGCTCGCGGGCTTTGCGGGCTTTCAGGGCAGCGAGGTCAGCCTGCGCCGCCAGATTGCCAATGCACTCGACTTCATCGTGCAGATCAGCCGCCTGCCCAATGGTAAGCGGCGCATCACATCGATCACCGAAGTCACGGGCATTATCGATAGCGTGATTGCCACGCAGGAGCTCTATCGTCACGAGCTGCTGCCCCAGCCCGACGGCGAGGATCTGGAGCGTTGGACCACGCTGGGCATGGTGCCTCATACGCCAAAGCTGGCACGCTATCGCGCGGTGCTGCAGCACGCGGGAGGTAACGGCGCAAGCCAAGTGGGGCTGCGCCATGGCTAG
- a CDS encoding type II secretion system F family protein, whose amino-acid sequence MASHAFLLLSLALLMAAAAMVLWMVVSRQQKTRRMTRHLEQSLEKSAAAAAGFVAKDAAASAFDGSVADALLGNEKRTGWPVPAILLGTVGARLFYGGLVLIAATFLAVGLAVGWLAGSAALVLLGIGFFFLLYTRAQKYRARLTQQLPGFLDNTVRLVTIGNSVQAAFQMAAASTKDPLQSVMEKAASLARAGMDLENAVAHVARQTRLDELHLLAAILRISVRYGGRVDLLLERVAHFMRDREQAEQDLSAMTAETRMSAWVLSLLPVAVCCLIISFNASYFLNMWNDASGRNIIWAAAALQVFGVVLLYRMAKLDEGAD is encoded by the coding sequence ATGGCTAGCCATGCGTTTTTACTCCTGAGTCTGGCGCTGCTGATGGCTGCAGCTGCCATGGTGCTGTGGATGGTTGTCAGCCGGCAGCAAAAGACGCGCCGTATGACCCGGCATCTGGAGCAGAGTCTGGAGAAAAGTGCTGCAGCTGCCGCCGGGTTTGTCGCCAAGGATGCAGCGGCATCGGCTTTTGACGGCTCCGTGGCGGATGCCTTGCTGGGCAATGAAAAGAGAACGGGCTGGCCGGTTCCCGCGATTTTGTTGGGGACGGTCGGTGCCAGGCTTTTCTATGGCGGGCTGGTCTTGATTGCTGCGACTTTTCTGGCCGTTGGCCTTGCGGTCGGCTGGCTGGCCGGTAGTGCCGCGCTGGTGCTGCTGGGGATTGGCTTCTTCTTTTTGCTTTACACGCGGGCACAGAAGTACCGCGCCAGGCTCACGCAGCAGTTGCCCGGCTTTCTCGACAACACGGTGCGCTTGGTGACCATTGGCAACTCCGTTCAGGCAGCGTTCCAGATGGCAGCAGCCAGCACCAAAGACCCGTTGCAGTCGGTCATGGAAAAAGCCGCCAGTCTGGCCCGCGCGGGCATGGATCTGGAAAATGCGGTGGCCCATGTAGCGAGGCAGACCAGGCTGGACGAGCTGCACCTGCTGGCAGCTATTCTGCGCATCAGCGTGCGTTATGGCGGCCGGGTGGACTTGTTGTTGGAGCGTGTGGCCCACTTCATGCGTGACCGCGAGCAGGCCGAGCAGGATCTCTCGGCCATGACGGCCGAAACGCGCATGTCCGCCTGGGTGTTGAGCCTGCTGCCGGTGGCTGTGTGCTGTCTGATCATTTCCTTCAACGCGAGCTATTTTCTGAATATGTGGAATGACGCCAGTGGCCGCAACATCATCTGGGCAGCGGCGGCACTGCAGGTCTTTGGTGTTGTGTTGCTCTACCGCATGGCCAAGCTCGATGAGGGGGCTGACTGA
- a CDS encoding type II secretion system F family protein, whose amino-acid sequence METSRLLLMLSVAFLALAALVGAALIAYAHQRRERSSRVVQDALSRSGAAAAKETTLPARPADLLRSLNGDGELPAHWLNTSLGKALVAQEDRILLSKCGWGSTRAQLQYLIARCVVSVLLSLLAAFVFSGSKQFLLYLFAAFTIGFLLPKWVLRSVARRRRASVARELPLLVDLLGLLQGTGMSLDQTLQVIGSDFGNVMPVLSREIQLANQQYSRGGTRERSFARMSEVYQSDNLANLTSLMTQIDRYGGAVQEPLRVFGERLREQRKAKMKEMIGKISVKMTGVMVVTLLPALIIITAGPGFLAVIRALGGMTK is encoded by the coding sequence ATGGAGACATCCCGTCTTTTGCTGATGTTGAGTGTTGCATTTTTGGCCTTGGCGGCGCTGGTCGGCGCGGCTTTGATTGCCTATGCGCATCAGCGTCGTGAACGTAGCAGTCGGGTCGTGCAGGATGCGCTGAGCCGCAGCGGTGCGGCTGCGGCGAAAGAGACGACGTTGCCTGCCAGGCCCGCAGATCTGCTGCGCTCGCTCAATGGCGACGGCGAGCTGCCAGCGCACTGGCTCAATACATCATTGGGCAAGGCGCTGGTTGCACAGGAAGACCGCATTTTGCTGAGCAAATGCGGCTGGGGATCGACTCGCGCGCAGCTGCAATACCTGATAGCGCGCTGCGTTGTTTCGGTCTTGCTTTCGCTGCTTGCTGCCTTTGTTTTTTCGGGCAGCAAGCAATTTTTGCTGTATCTGTTTGCCGCTTTCACCATCGGTTTTTTGCTTCCCAAATGGGTGTTGCGCAGCGTGGCGCGCCGCCGCAGGGCCAGCGTGGCCCGCGAGCTGCCTTTGCTCGTCGACTTGCTGGGCTTGCTGCAAGGCACGGGCATGAGTCTGGACCAGACCCTGCAGGTGATCGGCTCTGACTTTGGCAATGTCATGCCCGTGCTCTCGCGAGAGATACAACTGGCCAACCAGCAGTACAGCCGGGGCGGAACGCGCGAGCGTTCCTTTGCTCGCATGAGCGAGGTCTATCAGAGCGACAACCTGGCCAACCTGACATCGCTGATGACCCAGATCGACAGATACGGCGGAGCCGTGCAGGAGCCGCTGCGCGTGTTTGGCGAACGTCTGCGCGAGCAGCGCAAGGCCAAGATGAAAGAGATGATTGGAAAGATCTCGGTCAAGATGACTGGCGTTATGGTGGTGACGCTGCTTCCGGCCCTGATCATCATTACCGCCGGACCGGGGTTCCTGGCCGTGATTCGGGCATTGGGAGGGATGACAAAATGA
- a CDS encoding tetratricopeptide repeat protein encodes MKKESRYLMLPLAAASIALLSGCSSMGNLLGQSQPVLSPAAKAAADRPLEKEAVVDTQDTYLSLVKQMQSKSLWYASIAHLDALDKQWGASSDSRLLRADALRQVGQLSAAIPIYQSLLGSAKDGAARYGLGRVAAEQGDFRSAAQQMEQARMSNPVDSRLLTDLGYAYLRAHDLNAARIPLMQAAQLNPEDAQANVNLSLFMMVSGQSAQAEEFMRQRKLDAQTQQLVKEQAGQWLRAASLAAAKPAEAATGKVVNLSRPEVKTAPEAVASSGKSAEAPEPAAVQEVPAAKKPAPEPEAAQAPVVVVKAPGSVSSRSHVPQTLLPLPQAQPMVAQSVERASGGGQWMVSGGSFDAGRPRHPGQGASPLMPAAAQTYAYAPPVPVQAMDAPVNVAVTASLERISDIKQSEITVDKAQKAPVSIAKTAPPPEAAMATASRSAKQETPKPAQPLLTEAMPAKVQQTRPATALQAEPAPQPVISRQPVRPTRSVPDAAVVMAAANPVAVRQSGESGGKQAVQAMLPQRAAAGGLFFETPDEDAGSKPAASAKKGAPERAWP; translated from the coding sequence ATGAAAAAAGAAAGCCGATATCTGATGCTGCCATTGGCGGCTGCAAGCATAGCCCTTCTGTCGGGTTGCTCCAGCATGGGCAATCTGCTGGGGCAGAGTCAGCCCGTGCTCTCGCCTGCGGCCAAGGCTGCGGCAGACAGGCCGCTGGAGAAGGAGGCGGTGGTCGACACGCAGGACACCTACCTTTCTCTGGTCAAGCAGATGCAGTCCAAGTCGCTCTGGTATGCCTCCATCGCTCACCTTGACGCACTGGACAAGCAATGGGGCGCTTCCAGCGACTCGCGGCTGTTGCGCGCCGATGCATTGCGTCAGGTGGGCCAGCTCAGTGCGGCCATCCCCATCTACCAGAGCCTGCTGGGCAGTGCCAAGGATGGTGCCGCGCGCTACGGCCTGGGCCGTGTGGCCGCCGAGCAGGGCGACTTTCGCAGTGCTGCTCAGCAGATGGAGCAGGCGCGCATGAGCAATCCCGTGGACTCGCGCCTGCTGACCGATCTGGGCTATGCCTATCTGCGTGCGCATGATCTGAACGCAGCGCGCATTCCCTTGATGCAGGCGGCGCAGCTCAACCCCGAGGACGCACAGGCCAACGTCAACCTGAGCCTGTTCATGATGGTCAGCGGCCAGAGCGCGCAGGCTGAGGAATTCATGCGCCAGCGCAAGCTGGACGCACAGACCCAGCAACTGGTCAAGGAGCAGGCCGGGCAGTGGCTGAGGGCTGCCAGTCTGGCCGCCGCAAAGCCTGCTGAGGCTGCGACCGGAAAGGTCGTCAACCTCTCTCGTCCGGAAGTGAAGACCGCCCCCGAGGCCGTGGCCAGCTCCGGGAAATCCGCCGAAGCGCCAGAGCCTGCTGCAGTGCAGGAGGTGCCCGCCGCAAAAAAGCCCGCACCGGAGCCTGAAGCCGCACAGGCTCCGGTAGTGGTAGTCAAGGCACCGGGGTCGGTGTCGTCTCGCTCCCATGTGCCCCAGACTCTGTTGCCGCTGCCCCAGGCTCAACCTATGGTGGCGCAGAGTGTGGAGCGGGCGTCCGGCGGTGGTCAGTGGATGGTCTCTGGAGGCAGCTTCGATGCAGGGCGGCCGCGTCACCCCGGCCAGGGCGCGAGCCCATTGATGCCGGCGGCTGCGCAAACCTATGCCTACGCGCCGCCTGTGCCTGTGCAGGCAATGGATGCTCCTGTCAATGTAGCAGTTACCGCTTCATTGGAAAGGATTTCAGATATAAAACAGTCTGAAATCACTGTAGATAAAGCGCAAAAAGCTCCTGTATCAATAGCAAAAACGGCACCGCCGCCGGAGGCGGCCATGGCGACGGCTTCTCGGTCCGCGAAGCAGGAGACGCCCAAGCCTGCACAGCCTCTGCTTACCGAGGCGATGCCCGCCAAAGTGCAGCAGACGCGGCCAGCAACGGCTTTGCAAGCCGAGCCTGCACCGCAGCCCGTGATCTCGCGCCAGCCCGTGCGCCCGACAAGATCGGTGCCAGACGCTGCCGTGGTGATGGCTGCGGCAAACCCTGTCGCAGTGCGTCAGAGCGGTGAATCCGGTGGCAAGCAGGCCGTGCAAGCCATGCTGCCCCAGCGCGCGGCGGCGGGCGGCTTGTTTTTCGAGACGCCCGATGAAGATGCCGGCAGCAAGCCGGCAGCTTCTGCCAAGAAGGGTGCGCCCGAGCGTGCCTGGCCCTGA
- a CDS encoding DUF3613 domain-containing protein, whose amino-acid sequence MNTQTAFIQRARTFTLALMALGMASVALAQAGSNTGSGTGVSNMSAPRSAAAMPAATAQAAVTQTPAPGNASLTPPASNRVGEATSYLLALQASGQYASRNAYPVTSDVAQRTYQRYLESFTHKIPESSETQVGSSTGGSR is encoded by the coding sequence ATGAATACGCAGACAGCATTCATCCAGCGGGCCCGAACATTCACCTTGGCGTTGATGGCACTGGGCATGGCCTCGGTCGCCTTGGCGCAGGCCGGCAGCAATACCGGCTCCGGCACGGGCGTGAGCAATATGAGTGCACCCCGAAGTGCGGCAGCGATGCCTGCAGCAACTGCGCAGGCCGCGGTGACACAGACACCGGCCCCCGGCAATGCGTCCCTGACACCGCCGGCAAGCAATCGTGTGGGCGAGGCCACCAGCTATCTGCTGGCGCTGCAGGCCAGCGGTCAGTACGCATCGCGCAATGCCTATCCCGTGACAAGCGATGTGGCCCAGCGCACCTATCAGCGCTATCTGGAGAGTTTTACCCACAAAATCCCGGAGAGCTCTGAAACACAGGTGGGCAGTTCAACGGGCGGTAGTCGCTAA